Below is a genomic region from Nitrospira defluvii.
GTCAAGCAAGCGGGAGACAGGATCACGGACGTCGCGGACAAGACGGCGGCCGCTGCCGCCCGCACCACACAATATGTTCGGCAGCAGGGAGTCGGCGGAGTCGTTGAGGACCTGGAAATTCTGATTCGACGATATCCGTTGCAGGCACTGCTGCTCGGCCTTGGATGCGGGTATCTTCTCTCCCGCACGCGGCCGGACTAGAAAGGACGCGACATGGAGAATCCGCACCCGATATCCGTCGCCGCCTTGCTGCAGGGACTTCTCGAAGACATTCGGTTACTGATCGGCCAGACGATGCGATTGGCTCGCGATGAGATGAAGCTGGAACGGCAGAAACTGACCAGCCTTGTGATTCGTCTCGGGATCGGCCTCACAATGGCGTTCATGACAAGTGCGCTCCTGCTCCTGATGGTCGTCCATCTGCTGCATGGTTGGCTGGGCCTCCCGCTCTGGACAAGTTATGGAATCGTGGGGCTTCTCTGCTCGCTCATGGCAGGCCTGCTCCTGGCCAGCGCCGCATCCCTGGGGTCGACACTCCGCTTGTGGCCGTTCCGCACCCTTCACTCCATAAAGGAAGACGCCCGATGGATCAAAGAACAGGTGCTCTCGACCAAGACCTGAAAGATATCCTGCACACGAGAATGGCAATCGCGAACAAACTGGATGCGTTGGAACAACGTGTCCTTCATCACGCGGAGGACGCCACAATGCAACTGACCCGAGTGCTCGATCGAACCACGAAGAACGTCAATGACCTCGTGGATAAAACGAAGGCCGTCATCGATCCTTCGCGCCAGATTCAGGCGCACCCGTGGCTGATTGTGGGCGGCGCGCTCTGCGCCGGGTACGCACTCGGTCTCCTTGAACGCGGAACGCGGCATCACCGCAATGGGGTGTATCCCTATTACCCGGCTCGAGCAAAGGCATCACCCGTCATGCCGCCCTCCTCACAACGGGATACAGGGTCGAAACAGGCCGACGGCATCTATGACTACTATCCTGGGCCATCATCCTCACGTCGTGAACAGGGCAACCGGGAAGACCCAAGCCTCTGGCACACCCTATCACAGGAATTCGGACAGGAAACGGAAGAGGCGAAACAGATGGTCCTCCAGCTTGGACGGGGCCTGATCGTCGAACTGACACGTCGCATGGTTCCCGACATTGCGCGCGCGCTCGGCGTGACATGGCCACCGACGGCAACGGATTCCACTCGCGGCGAACGAGAGACGTCTACGTATCGCCACAGCGATGACCCGTCGCGAGGCAGTCAGGGGCACACCAAGGAGCCGACCTCCACACACCATGTATGACCGCTTGGGAATTGATCAGGACTTGCCCTTTCAGCAGCGCGCGTGGCGCTATCAACGTCTGGCCTGGGGCGTGCTTACCTTGGTGTTGATTGGCGCGCTGCTGGGCCTGTTCGGTCAAGGTCCGCTGGCCGATGCTTCCATGGTGGATGCCAGCGGGACAGTCAGGCTGGACTACGAGCGGCTGACTCGTTTCGACCGCCTGACGTATCTGACCGTCTCCTTGTCCGGCGACCCAGCGGCTGATGCCCTCGAAATCCTGCTGGATACGCCCTATGCCGAAGCGGTCGTCCTGCACCAGCCGATGCCTGCATCGGCCCGCATGGATTGGACGGCGGAAGGAGTTCGGTTTCGATTCCCTAGGGTCCTGGGGAAGACGATGATCGTCAAACTGCTTCTGTCGGTCAAGTCGGCGGGCCCTGTCAGGGGCCGCATTCGCGTCAATCAGGGCGACTGGTTGACCTTCACGCAATTCGTTTATCCGTAGGCCCGACGATGGACGCAGTACTTCGTGGCGCGACCATGTATCTGTTTCTGCTGCTGGTCTTTCGACTGGCTGGTCGTCGAACGCTCGCGCAAACCACGGTCTTCGATCTGGCCCTGCTGCTGATCATCAGCGAAGCCACGCAAAATGCCATGCTGGGAGACGATTATTCCGTCACTAACGGAATGCTGGTCATTCTGACGCTGGTCGGGATCGACATCCTGCTGTCGCTGGTCAAACAACGGGCACCGCTGCTGGAAGGGTGGCTCGACGGAAAACCCCTCGTACTCATCGACGAGGGCCGACCGTCGACGGAGTTGATGCGACGGGCCCGCGTAGACTTGCAGGACATTTTACGTGCCGCTCGGGAACAAGGCGTATGCGGACTCGATCGCATCCGATATGCCGTGCTGGAGACCAGCGGCAGCATCTCGATCATCCCTCGTGAATTCGACGATCCGACGAGCACGCAGAACGGACCGCTTACGTATTCTCGCGGACATGGAGTCTGACATTGGCCGCCTCACTGACAAGTCCCTCCCCGCGTTGGAACCCCTGGAAGCTCGGAGGACTCAGCTGGAAAACTTTCGGGGCTCGCCTATGGGAAGAAACTCAGCGCGACGACATCTTCGGTCGGGCGGCACAACTGGCCTATTACTTTCTCCTAGCCCTCTTCCCGGCGCTGCTGTTCCTCACGGCCTTGATCGGACTCTTTCCGTTAAAGGAGACGCTTCCGGAACTCATGCAATATTTGCAGACCGTCCTGCCCGCCGATGCCCTGTCTCTCCTGGAGCGGTATCTGGAAAATGTGGTCCAAGGCAGCGGCGGAGACATTCTGTCACTCGGATTATTGGGCGCCCTCTGGGCCTCGTCCAGCGGCGTCACCGCCATCATGGAAGCGCTGAACGTCGTGTATGGAGCCAAGGAAACTCGGCCCTATTGGAAGGTGCGGCTGATCGCCTCTCTGCTGACCATCGGCCTGGCGGGATTCATCATTCTTTCCATGACGTTGATTCTCTATGGTGCGCGCATCGGGGAATGGATCGCGAACATCGTCGGGATGGGTTGGTTGTTTCTTCTGAGTTGGAACATTCTGCAATGGCCCGTCGCCACGTTGCTGATGTTGTTCGCACTGGCAGTCATCTATTACATCTGTCCGAACATTGAGCACGACTGGCGTTGGGTCACCCCCGGCTCGGTCTGTGCCGTCTCCTTGTGGCTGGCCCTCTCGCTAGGATTCAAGGTCTATGTCGAACATTTCGGTAACTACAATGCCGCCTATGGATCCATCGCCGGCGTGATTGTCCTCATGTTGTGGCTCTACCTGACCGGCATGGTGATGCTGCTGGGCGGAGAGATCAATGCGCAGATCGAACAGGCGGCCGCCGCACTTCGTCGAGGCGAACGACCGCACCAGCAGGACTCGCCCTCCCTCTCGCGGCCGGTCCATGCGAAGGAGCGCACACCGTCATGACACCGGACTCTTCCACCCTGTTAGCCACACGCATGACGCAACCCGAGCCGATACAGCGCGTCGAGCCAGCCCCGGCGGACCGGCATCTCTGGCAGATCACGCCGATACGGGATCTCCTCTGGGGCGGCGGATTGCTGTTCCTCCTCTGGTTCGGCTACTACCTGCGCGGCGTCTTTACTCCGGTGCTGATCGCCCTCCTGCTGGCTTATCTGTTTAACCCGCTCATTCGGCGGGCCGAGGAACGCTGGCATATCCCCCGCCCCGTGAGCATCTCCGTTATTCTGTTCCTCTCTGCGGTGCTCACCCTGAGCCTGATGACCTGGCTGGGTCCGTTGCTGGCGGAGCAGGTCCAATCCTTTGCCGAGCGCGTGCCGGGTTATCTTCAAAGCATCGCGCAGCGCTACCACGTCCGTCTCGGCGACTTCTCGGAACACCTCTCGACGATCGCCACCAGTCTGCGCGAAGACCCCTTGTCGATCTTGCGGCCGATCTTCTCCGGCACGGGCCAGGCGTTCGGCCTGTTGGGGACGGTGATCGGCACGACCACCGATGTCGTCATCGCGTTCATCCTCATTCCGATCTATTTCTTTTTCTTCGCCTGGCGGTTCGACCACAGCCTTGAGCAGCTGAAGCGCTATATTCCGTTCGGCTACCGCGCCCGCGTGCGCCGCATCGTGACACGCATGGATCAGGCCGTGAGCGGATTTTTTCGCGGTCGCTTGACCATCGCGCTCGGTTCAGCCGTGCTCTACTCGCTTGGATGGGCCATGACCGGCATCCGCTACTGGTTTCTGCTGGGACTGATCACCGGCGTGTTGACCATCATTCCCTACGCCTCGTTGATCGGCTGGCCCCTGGCGGTGCTGCTGAAATATCTGGATGTGCTGTCTGCTGAGAACGGAACGTTCGACCTCATGACCATCGTGGTCTGGCCGTCCCTGGCGTACCTGTTGGTGCAGTTCATCGAGAGCTGGCTGCTGACCCCATGGGTGCAGAGCCAGTCGATGGATATGAGCGCCGTGACCGTGCTGATCGTGGTGTTCGTCGGAGGCGCCTTGGGCGGATTTTACGGGCTGCTGCTCGCCATCCCCATCGCCGCATGCCTCAAGATCCTGGGCGAAGAACTTGCCCTCCCGCAGTTAGCCCGTCACGCCGCAACACCCACTCGGTCCGAAACGCAGCGGAAGGAGGCCCTATGACCACCGTGGCGGATCTCTTAATCGATCGACTCCTGGACTGGGGTGTCGACACGATCTTCAGCCTGCCTGGCGACGGCATCAACGGCATCTACGAAGCGCTGCGGACGAACCGTGACCGGATCACACTGGTTCTGGTGCGGCATGAAGAGTCAGCGGCACTCGCCGCCTGCGGCTATGCCAAGTTCACCAGGCGGCTGGGTGTGTGCCTGGCCACCTCCGGACCGGGCGGCATCCATCTCCTGAACGGCCTCTACGATGCCAAATGCGACGGGCAGCCGGTTCTGGCCATTACGGGCCACACGTTCCATGATCTCATCGGGACGCATTATCAGCAGGACGTCAACCTCGACAAACTGTTCAGCGACGTGGCCGCCTACAGTGAACGGGTCATGGGACCGGCCCATGTCCGCAACGTGGTGGATGAAGCCATCAAAACGGCCATTTCTCGTCGCACCGTTGCACATCTGACTATCCCCAAAGACGTGCAAGACTGGTCCGCCGACGGGCAACTCTCCAAGGCCAATGTTCCCGGCCATAGCGGTGACCTCTATAGTGACCCGCTGCCGCTCCCCTCGCGCGCGCTGCTGGAGAAGGCGGCTGCGATACTGAACAGCGGAACGAAGATCGCCATCCTCGCCGGACGTGGCTGTTTGGGCGCCAGGGATGAGATCATCCAGCTGGCCGACACACTGGCCGCGCCGATCGTCAAACCGCTGCTGGGAAAAGGTGTCGTGCCGGACGACCATCCTCTGACTACGGGAGGTATCGGTCTGCTCGGGACCGCGCCGTCTCAGGAAGCGTTGGAAACCTGCGACACATTGATCATCGCCGGCAGCAGTTTTCCATATATAGAGTTCTACCCAAAGCCCGGCCAGGCCCGGGCCGTCCAGATCGATCTGGACACAAGCCGGATCGGCTTGCGGTATCCGGCTGAGGTCGGGTTGGTGGGCCAGTGCTGGGACGTCCTTCGCGCGCTCCTTCCACTGGTCCGGCACAAGACCGATAGAACGTTTCTCCAGAAGATGCAGACACGCATGGCCGAGTGGAATGCGTTACTTGAGGCACGAGGGAGCAGAACCGACGTGCCGATGAAACCTCAAGTGGCGGTGCGAGCCCTGAATGAATTCCTGGCGGACGATGCGATCATCTGCTGCGACACCGGTACGGTCACGACATGGGTGGCGCGCCACATCGCCATGAAAGGGACCATGCAGTTTTCCGCCTCCGGCACCCTGGCGACCATGGCCAACGGACTGCCCTACAGTCTCGGTGCAGGCATTGCGTATCCGGAACGACAGATCGTCTGCATCGCCGGCGACGGCGGATTCTCCATGTTGATGAGTGAGTTGGCGACGCTTGTCAAATATGCTCTTCCCGTCAAGATCATCGTCCTGAAAAACAATCTGCTCGGCATGATCAAGTGGGAACAACTCGCGTTCGAAGGCAATCCGCAATATGGCGTAGACCTGCAGCCCATCGATTTCGCCGCCTGCGCTCGATCGTGCGGAGCGACCGGCTTCAGCGTCGAGGATCCCGCTGGCTTACGAGACGTCTATCGACAGGCCTTTGCTCACCCAGGTCCGGTGGTGGTGGAGGCAGTGATCGATCCCCTGGAGGCGCCTCTGCCAGGCAAGATTACGATGGAACAAGCCTGGCAATTTGCGAAGGCGGTCGCCCGAGGCCAGGAGGACCGATGGGATTTGATGAAAAGTCTGTTGCTCAATAAGATTCGTGAAGTGGTCTGATGAGGCCGAGCCGAAGAAAGGAGTGACGATACATGGAGGGAGTCGGTCGTATGAAATGGGCCCTCGCTGAGGGATATATTCCTCGACACAGTCATGGACCGGCACCGCAGATGACGAGCCATGAGACCCTCTGTCTCCTGAACACATCGCCGCAGGAGGCCCTTGTCCGGATCACCATCTATTTCGCAGATCGCGAGCCTGTCGGTCCCTATCGGGTCACGGTCCCGGCACGCAGAACAAAACATCTTCGCTTCAACGACCTCACGGATCCCGCCCCCATACCTGTCGATACGGATTATGCGAGTCTCATCGAGTCGAATGTTCCGATCGTGGTGCAGCATACCCGCCTGGATTCCCGCCAGGCGGAAAACGCACTCTTCAGCACCATGGCGTTTCCGCTACCCTAGACTCAACAGACTGCTGGGGCAGCGGAAATCATGCGGCCTGAACGATCTCTTTTCGATCTCCCAGCTCTTCGTCCTCTACCAACAGGGGTGGCGGGACAGGCAGGCGGCGGTTCCGCAAGATGACTTCATCGACAATGTCACCACATTGAATGCACCGCTGTCCCCAGAACCAATAGCCCCCCAGGCTCTCGCCAATATCCATGCAACGCTCCTGGACCATCCAACCGCCGCAACGGGTGCAGTGCATTGGCTGGTGGGTCCGGCTTCCGGTGGTGGTCCCTGCAACGCTGGTCATCGTGGCATGCATGACAGGCTCCCTTCAGATTGTTCGGTTGAATGAATTCAACCGAACATGCTCACTGATACCAGGACCCCCTCGACGAGCATACTAGCGCAGTCCCCAGGTGCCCGCACAATGCACCCTAGGGGATAGGGATCGCAGGGCTATGGCTTGAGTCGGTTCAGCATGGAGCGAGTGATCGTCTGCCGACTGGACATGTAGTCCTGCCAGGGATCCTTGGCGAGCTGCTGCAAGCGGTGCGGGAGATTCGAGAGGGTAAAATGATCGGAACGGAGCTGCGGAGATAATTCCTCCCAGGCCAACGGCGCAGAGACCGGAGCGCCGCGCCTAGCCCTGGTGGAGTAGGCGGCTACCGCCGTCGCGCCTTTTGCATTGCGCAGATAATCGACGAATATTTTTCCCTTGCGCTGCTGTTTCGACATCGTGGCGACAAACCGTTCGGGAATCATGTGTGCCAGATGCTCGGCGACGGCCTGGGAAAACGCCCTGGCCTCCTCCCATCCCCCTGTACGACGGATCGGCACGACAATATGCAGTCCCTTTCCGCCGGTGGTTTTGACGAAGGAGCGTAGATCCAGCTCTTCAAGCAGGGTCCGGAGCAGCTGGGCCGCCTCCACTACCAGCTTCCAAGGCACATCCGGTTCGGGGTCGAGATCGAACACCAGACGATCGGGCCGATCCAGTCGATCGCGCATCGCCCCCCAGGTGTGGAGTTCTAACACCCCAAGTTGTACCAGCCCGATCAGGGCCGGCAGCGAATCGGCGACCATGTAAAGCGCCGAGGATTCTTTGCCGGGAATTTCCACCCGACCGATCGCCTCAGGAATACGATCCGTCGCATGTTTTTGATAAAAACATTCCTGCTGATACCCCTCCGGACAACGCACGAGGCTCAGCGGTCGACCGTGCAGATGCGGCAGGATCCAGTCACTCACCGTCTCGTAGTAGCGCGCCAAGGCTTCTTTGGTGAGTGCGTGCTCAGGATACAGGATCCGCTGGGGATGGCTGAGCCGCACTCCCTCGATCACGATGTTCGCAGCCACGGAGGCCTTTCGCCCGGCAACTTGGCGCCTTGGCTCGACGATCGATCGCTCCCTACTCGTTGCTCGCTCCGTCACCGACTCCTGCGTCACCGCGGACGCCGGCTTATCATCGCGCAAACCTTGGAATGAGGCCTGGCGAAGCTGTCCCTCCTTCGTCCACTCTGCAAAAGACACTTCCGCGACCAGCGTCGGCTCAACCCAATGGATCCTGGCGCGCGACACATTCGCCGGCACCGACTGGAACGGTGAGGCTTTGCGTTCAATGGCGCACAGTCGACGATGGAGCGCCTGCAATGACCTGGTGGAAAACCCGCTCCCTGTCCGTCCAGCATACCGCAACGTCCCATGGTCATCGTAGACACCCAGGAGCAATGCGCCAAGAGCTCGACGTGATCCTGACGGGTCGGTGAATCCCCCGATGACAAACTCCTGCCGTTTCGAACACTTGACCTTCACCCAGGTGCGCGATCGCCCCCCCGAGTAGGAGGCGTCCGCCCGCTTCGCCATCACACCCTCCATGCCACGACGACAGGCTTCCGCGAACACATCATCGCCCTGCCCGGCAATGTGGGCGCTGAATCGGATCAACCCCTCGCTGCCTTCCACCTTGAGCAATTCAGCCAAACACTGCTTCCGCTCAGCCAGTGTCGCAGGCCGGAGGTCGTACCCGTTGAGATATAAGAGGTCGAATACGTAGTAGACGAGATTCGCAGCCTGACCAGACTCAAAGGCATTCTGGAGCGCTTGGAAACTCACTCGACCGTCCGGCAGCAGGGCCACCACTTCCCCATCCAGCCAGGCGCGTTCGACCGGGAGGCCCGCAAGCGCGTCGGCCAATGACCGTAGTTTGGCGGTCCACTCGTGACCGTTCCTGGTCCACAAGGTGGCCTTGCCGTCGCGGATGCGGCAGAGGATACGGTAGCCGTCGAATTTCAGTTCATGGATCCACTCATCCCCCTCCGGCGCGCGCTCCACGAGCATGGCCAGTTGCGGAGCCATTCGAGATGCCTGCCGGGCTTTACGCGCCATCGTGGGCAACGCGATGTCCGATGATTCGGTTGGGATTGCGCGAACGGACGTTCGGTTCGAGCGCCCGGCCTGCCATACCTTGTGGGGTCCGGAAGCGATCTCCTCCAGGGATCGTCCGCTCGTGACGCTCTTCGTCAAACGACGGGTGATCTCAGCCTTCCCGCCGAACCGGGCGGACTCGTCGCGCTCCTTTATGAGGAGCCAGTTCGCTTTCCCCTTGCCTCGCTCACGCCCCATGCGGACAAGGGTCCAGTCCCCGGACAACTTGTCGCCTTGAAGCGTGAACGTCAGGCGCCCGTGTGTCAGGCCCTCACGTGGATCTTCGAGAGGAGTCCAGCGACCACGGTCCCAGAGCAGCACCGTGCCTCCGCCATATTGCCCGGCAGGAATGAGGCCTTCGAACTGTGCATAGTCGAGTGGGTGGTCTTCAACCTGAACGGCCAGTCGCTTCTGTGTGGGATCGAGACTCGGTCCCTTAGGCACGGCCCAACTTTTCAAGGTCCCATCCAACTCCAAGCGAAAGTCATAGTGCAGACGGCTTGCCGCATGCTGCTGTATCACATACAGTCCCTTGCCCCCTCCGGACCCGAGCCGACCGCGAGGTTCAGGCGTCTTCTTGAAATTCCGTTTCTGCCGATATTCTCGAAGACTCATGGTCTCCTCGCAGGGCACTGAACCGACGGCCACGGGGCAATCGCGTCCGGCAGGTTACGCCGATGGCCCGCGAGTCTTCTGCCACGCCCGTAACACTTCCGCCACACTCCACGCCTGAGCGATACAGCCTCGCGGATGGTATGGGGGCTCGGCATCGAAAATTTCGCTGATCGTGCCGATCCCGCCCTCTAAAAGATGACGCTGAAATCCTTCGAGCAACGATCGCGCCTGAGCGGGATCGGACGACACCTTCAGCCAGGCATCGATGAACGGCCCGATCAACCAGGCCCAGACCGTTCCTTGATGGTAGGCGGCATCCCGCGCGCGCAGATCGCCGAAGTATTTCGATTTGTACTCGGAGTGCTCGCGCGAGAGGCTCCGCAAGCCCACCGGCGTCAGGAGTTTTTCGGCCAC
It encodes:
- a CDS encoding YihY/virulence factor BrkB family protein, producing the protein MAASLTSPSPRWNPWKLGGLSWKTFGARLWEETQRDDIFGRAAQLAYYFLLALFPALLFLTALIGLFPLKETLPELMQYLQTVLPADALSLLERYLENVVQGSGGDILSLGLLGALWASSSGVTAIMEALNVVYGAKETRPYWKVRLIASLLTIGLAGFIILSMTLILYGARIGEWIANIVGMGWLFLLSWNILQWPVATLLMLFALAVIYYICPNIEHDWRWVTPGSVCAVSLWLALSLGFKVYVEHFGNYNAAYGSIAGVIVLMLWLYLTGMVMLLGGEINAQIEQAAAALRRGERPHQQDSPSLSRPVHAKERTPS
- a CDS encoding thiamine pyrophosphate-dependent enzyme, with protein sequence MTTVADLLIDRLLDWGVDTIFSLPGDGINGIYEALRTNRDRITLVLVRHEESAALAACGYAKFTRRLGVCLATSGPGGIHLLNGLYDAKCDGQPVLAITGHTFHDLIGTHYQQDVNLDKLFSDVAAYSERVMGPAHVRNVVDEAIKTAISRRTVAHLTIPKDVQDWSADGQLSKANVPGHSGDLYSDPLPLPSRALLEKAAAILNSGTKIAILAGRGCLGARDEIIQLADTLAAPIVKPLLGKGVVPDDHPLTTGGIGLLGTAPSQEALETCDTLIIAGSSFPYIEFYPKPGQARAVQIDLDTSRIGLRYPAEVGLVGQCWDVLRALLPLVRHKTDRTFLQKMQTRMAEWNALLEARGSRTDVPMKPQVAVRALNEFLADDAIICCDTGTVTTWVARHIAMKGTMQFSASGTLATMANGLPYSLGAGIAYPERQIVCIAGDGGFSMLMSELATLVKYALPVKIIVLKNNLLGMIKWEQLAFEGNPQYGVDLQPIDFAACARSCGATGFSVEDPAGLRDVYRQAFAHPGPVVVEAVIDPLEAPLPGKITMEQAWQFAKAVARGQEDRWDLMKSLLLNKIREVV
- a CDS encoding DUF421 domain-containing protein; amino-acid sequence: MDAVLRGATMYLFLLLVFRLAGRRTLAQTTVFDLALLLIISEATQNAMLGDDYSVTNGMLVILTLVGIDILLSLVKQRAPLLEGWLDGKPLVLIDEGRPSTELMRRARVDLQDILRAAREQGVCGLDRIRYAVLETSGSISIIPREFDDPTSTQNGPLTYSRGHGV
- a CDS encoding sensory rhodopsin transducer, with protein sequence MEGVGRMKWALAEGYIPRHSHGPAPQMTSHETLCLLNTSPQEALVRITIYFADREPVGPYRVTVPARRTKHLRFNDLTDPAPIPVDTDYASLIESNVPIVVQHTRLDSRQAENALFSTMAFPLP
- a CDS encoding phage holin family protein; translated protein: MENPHPISVAALLQGLLEDIRLLIGQTMRLARDEMKLERQKLTSLVIRLGIGLTMAFMTSALLLLMVVHLLHGWLGLPLWTSYGIVGLLCSLMAGLLLASAASLGSTLRLWPFRTLHSIKEDARWIKEQVLSTKT
- the ligD gene encoding DNA ligase D, which produces MSLREYRQKRNFKKTPEPRGRLGSGGGKGLYVIQQHAASRLHYDFRLELDGTLKSWAVPKGPSLDPTQKRLAVQVEDHPLDYAQFEGLIPAGQYGGGTVLLWDRGRWTPLEDPREGLTHGRLTFTLQGDKLSGDWTLVRMGRERGKGKANWLLIKERDESARFGGKAEITRRLTKSVTSGRSLEEIASGPHKVWQAGRSNRTSVRAIPTESSDIALPTMARKARQASRMAPQLAMLVERAPEGDEWIHELKFDGYRILCRIRDGKATLWTRNGHEWTAKLRSLADALAGLPVERAWLDGEVVALLPDGRVSFQALQNAFESGQAANLVYYVFDLLYLNGYDLRPATLAERKQCLAELLKVEGSEGLIRFSAHIAGQGDDVFAEACRRGMEGVMAKRADASYSGGRSRTWVKVKCSKRQEFVIGGFTDPSGSRRALGALLLGVYDDHGTLRYAGRTGSGFSTRSLQALHRRLCAIERKASPFQSVPANVSRARIHWVEPTLVAEVSFAEWTKEGQLRQASFQGLRDDKPASAVTQESVTERATSRERSIVEPRRQVAGRKASVAANIVIEGVRLSHPQRILYPEHALTKEALARYYETVSDWILPHLHGRPLSLVRCPEGYQQECFYQKHATDRIPEAIGRVEIPGKESSALYMVADSLPALIGLVQLGVLELHTWGAMRDRLDRPDRLVFDLDPEPDVPWKLVVEAAQLLRTLLEELDLRSFVKTTGGKGLHIVVPIRRTGGWEEARAFSQAVAEHLAHMIPERFVATMSKQQRKGKIFVDYLRNAKGATAVAAYSTRARRGAPVSAPLAWEELSPQLRSDHFTLSNLPHRLQQLAKDPWQDYMSSRQTITRSMLNRLKP
- a CDS encoding AI-2E family transporter produces the protein MTPDSSTLLATRMTQPEPIQRVEPAPADRHLWQITPIRDLLWGGGLLFLLWFGYYLRGVFTPVLIALLLAYLFNPLIRRAEERWHIPRPVSISVILFLSAVLTLSLMTWLGPLLAEQVQSFAERVPGYLQSIAQRYHVRLGDFSEHLSTIATSLREDPLSILRPIFSGTGQAFGLLGTVIGTTTDVVIAFILIPIYFFFFAWRFDHSLEQLKRYIPFGYRARVRRIVTRMDQAVSGFFRGRLTIALGSAVLYSLGWAMTGIRYWFLLGLITGVLTIIPYASLIGWPLAVLLKYLDVLSAENGTFDLMTIVVWPSLAYLLVQFIESWLLTPWVQSQSMDMSAVTVLIVVFVGGALGGFYGLLLAIPIAACLKILGEELALPQLARHAATPTRSETQRKEAL